The following are from one region of the Rosettibacter firmus genome:
- a CDS encoding aconitate hydratase, whose protein sequence is MTANFDMIKKVYAGFEKKVKAARKVVGRPLTYAEKILYAHLWNPAKKEFIRGKDFAEFAPDRVAMQDATAQMAMLQFMHAGRKTSAVPATAHADHLIVAQSGSKEDLERAIEENKEVYEFLESICKKYGVGFWKPGAGIIHQVILENYAFPGGMMIGSDSHTPNAGGLGMIAIGVGGADVVDVMAGMPWELKWPKLIGIKLTGNLSGWTSPKDVILKVAGILTVKGGTGAIIEYFGEGTKSISCTGKATICNMGAEVGATTSIFPFDDRMANYLRKTDRADVAELAEKLAHELKADDEVYAEPEKYFDQIIEINLNELEPHINGPFTPDLAHPISKMKEAVIQNNYPDNISVALIGSCTNSSYEDIDRATNVARQALAKGLKAKTQFTITPGSEQVRATIERDGQLQVLTEFGGTVLANACGPCIGMWKRMDIKTGEKNTIINSFNRNFAKRNDNNPETYSFIASPEIVTALAIAGRLSFNPETDYLTNDAGEQVKLDPPYGDELPEKGFIKDVEGYIAPTPDGYKTEVKIDPNSERLQFLERFEPWDGKDFIDLPLLLKVKGKCTTDHISPAGAWLKYRGHLDNISKNMFLGAINAFTDKAGEAKNIFTGEYKQVHEVAREYKAQGLGWIVVGDENYGEGSSREHAAMEPRYLGGKAIIAKSFARIHETNLKKQGMLPLTFANPDDYDKIREDDRLSIIGLKDFAPEKQLKLIAKHSDGTEDEIWLNHSFSSTQIEWFKAGSALNLIAQSQIKAAKKKQAAKKPKAAQLKKAKPAAKKKEVKKATAKKAKAQKPKAKKLAKKAAPKTATRTQKKKAVKSSSKSKKK, encoded by the coding sequence ATGACAGCAAATTTTGACATGATAAAGAAAGTATATGCAGGATTCGAAAAGAAAGTAAAAGCTGCGCGTAAAGTTGTAGGAAGACCTTTAACTTATGCCGAGAAAATACTTTATGCACATCTCTGGAATCCTGCAAAAAAAGAATTTATCCGCGGGAAAGATTTTGCTGAATTTGCACCAGACCGCGTAGCTATGCAAGATGCAACAGCACAGATGGCTATGCTTCAGTTCATGCATGCCGGAAGAAAAACTTCTGCTGTACCAGCTACTGCACATGCAGACCATTTAATTGTTGCTCAAAGTGGTTCTAAAGAAGACCTCGAAAGAGCAATCGAAGAAAACAAAGAAGTTTATGAATTCCTTGAGAGCATCTGTAAAAAATATGGAGTTGGTTTCTGGAAACCCGGTGCTGGCATAATTCATCAGGTTATTTTAGAAAATTATGCATTCCCGGGAGGAATGATGATAGGCTCAGATTCTCATACCCCAAATGCTGGTGGACTTGGAATGATCGCTATTGGTGTCGGGGGTGCCGATGTTGTTGATGTTATGGCGGGTATGCCCTGGGAATTAAAATGGCCTAAATTAATTGGTATTAAACTTACTGGAAATCTCTCTGGCTGGACATCTCCTAAAGATGTAATCCTGAAAGTAGCAGGAATTCTAACCGTTAAAGGTGGAACCGGTGCAATAATCGAATATTTTGGAGAAGGAACAAAATCAATTTCGTGTACGGGTAAAGCTACTATTTGTAATATGGGTGCAGAAGTTGGTGCTACAACTTCAATCTTTCCTTTTGATGATAGAATGGCAAATTACTTAAGGAAAACCGATCGTGCTGACGTAGCAGAACTTGCAGAGAAATTAGCTCACGAACTTAAAGCCGATGACGAAGTTTATGCAGAACCAGAAAAATATTTTGATCAGATAATTGAAATTAACTTAAATGAACTTGAACCTCATATTAATGGACCTTTTACACCAGATCTGGCTCATCCAATTTCAAAAATGAAAGAGGCTGTAATTCAAAATAACTATCCAGATAATATAAGCGTTGCATTAATTGGAAGCTGTACTAATTCAAGCTACGAAGATATTGATCGTGCAACTAATGTAGCCCGTCAGGCATTAGCTAAAGGTTTAAAAGCAAAAACTCAATTTACAATCACACCGGGTTCAGAACAGGTTCGTGCAACTATTGAAAGAGATGGTCAACTTCAGGTTTTGACAGAATTTGGTGGAACAGTTTTAGCAAATGCATGTGGTCCCTGCATTGGAATGTGGAAAAGAATGGATATAAAAACAGGCGAAAAAAATACAATTATAAATTCATTTAATAGGAATTTTGCTAAACGAAATGATAATAATCCAGAAACCTATTCGTTTATAGCAAGTCCCGAAATAGTTACAGCTCTTGCAATTGCAGGAAGATTATCCTTTAATCCAGAAACTGATTATTTAACTAACGATGCTGGAGAACAGGTAAAACTTGATCCTCCATATGGAGATGAATTACCCGAAAAAGGATTTATAAAAGATGTAGAAGGATATATTGCACCAACACCAGATGGTTACAAAACAGAAGTAAAAATTGATCCGAATAGCGAGCGATTACAATTTCTTGAAAGATTTGAGCCCTGGGATGGAAAAGACTTTATTGATTTACCACTTTTATTAAAAGTAAAAGGAAAGTGTACAACAGACCATATTTCTCCTGCTGGTGCATGGTTAAAATATCGAGGTCATCTGGATAATATCTCAAAGAATATGTTTCTAGGTGCTATCAATGCTTTTACTGATAAAGCAGGAGAAGCAAAAAATATTTTTACAGGTGAATATAAACAGGTTCATGAAGTAGCAAGAGAATATAAAGCTCAGGGACTCGGCTGGATTGTAGTTGGCGACGAAAATTATGGCGAAGGTTCATCCCGTGAACATGCTGCAATGGAACCAAGATACCTTGGCGGCAAAGCTATAATCGCAAAAAGTTTTGCTCGCATTCATGAAACCAATCTTAAAAAACAGGGAATGCTTCCACTCACTTTTGCTAATCCCGATGATTACGATAAAATTCGTGAAGATGATAGATTAAGTATTATTGGACTAAAAGATTTTGCACCTGAAAAACAACTTAAATTAATTGCAAAACATTCAGATGGCACTGAAGATGAAATCTGGTTGAATCATTCTTTTAGTTCTACACAAATAGAATGGTTCAAGGCTGGAAGTGCACTCAATTTAATTGCACAAAGTCAAATTAAAGCTGCAAAGAAAAAACAAGCAGCAAAAAAACCTAAAGCTGCTCAATTAAAAAAGGCTAAACCTGCTGCTAAAAAGAAAGAAGTGAAAAAAGCTACTGCAAAAAAGGCAAAAGCTCAAAAACCAAAAGCAAAAAAATTGGCTAAAAAAGCTGCTCCTAAAACAGCTACCAGAACACAAAAGAAAAAAGCAGTAAAATCAAGCAGTAAATCAAAAAAGAAATAA
- a CDS encoding DUF192 domain-containing protein, translated as MVKKKKRKNLIMQVTVGVVILLFIVYFVLSNVIMNKEEINPELEKAMKGKAAYSFTKEGELTFIKPDGELISQLNIEIADDDEQRMTGLMFRDKMEENQGMLFIFPYEAQQSFWMKNTFIPLDMIFVNSKMEIVKIHKNTTPFSEQSYSSGQPAQYVVEVNAGYTDKYGIKEGDKIVWRRD; from the coding sequence ATGGTAAAAAAAAAGAAAAGAAAAAATTTAATTATGCAAGTTACAGTTGGAGTGGTAATACTGCTATTTATAGTGTATTTTGTTTTATCAAATGTCATTATGAATAAAGAAGAGATTAATCCAGAATTAGAAAAAGCAATGAAAGGTAAAGCAGCATATTCATTTACTAAAGAAGGTGAGCTTACATTTATTAAACCTGATGGTGAATTGATTTCACAATTAAATATTGAAATTGCAGATGATGACGAACAGAGAATGACTGGCTTAATGTTTCGCGATAAAATGGAAGAGAATCAAGGGATGTTATTTATTTTTCCTTATGAAGCACAACAATCATTCTGGATGAAAAATACATTTATCCCGCTTGATATGATTTTTGTTAATTCAAAAATGGAAATAGTAAAGATTCACAAAAACACAACTCCATTTTCTGAACAATCATATTCATCTGGTCAACCTGCACAATATGTAGTAGAAGTAAATGCAGGTTACACAGATAAATATGGAATTAAAGAAGGTGATAAAATTGTCTGGAGAAGAGATTAA
- a CDS encoding glycoside hydrolase family 10 protein, which produces MMLIKKIFLLTSLFFLFHSINFSQKNQEIRAVWIATNHRLDWPPPTFDIEVQKKSLIEIFDSIKSKNLNTIYFQVRSNGTVLFNSSFEPCSFYIDGKGNLPYDPLQFAIQEAHKRGIEIHAWLNVVQVFAGGELDILNNPDHIVKRKPDWIIEYQENEMKSYWLNPAIPEVREYISDLIKELVKNYNVDGIHLDYIRYPGRNFNDDSLFNIYGKGLSKDNWRRKNITDLIELINKKIKSVKPYVKLGATPIGIYKNHSGMSGWEGYNDVYQDAREWLKRGLLDYIVPQVYWSIENNFEVITREWVNNSFGKNVIIGIGAFKDDIKSKIEKMIEYTRTIGAQGFAIFRYSSIKDYKFQNFLDNKTSTVNRKEQDENEIFEPVNFSLMNSNFLKPVLIKKSKDNFDVIIFSETEDEVMLKGSNDTDEEIIITTKIKSGKNLIELKSDLSRYKEILLIFLSSNKMMKLKM; this is translated from the coding sequence ATGATGCTGATAAAGAAGATATTTTTATTAACTTCGCTTTTCTTTCTATTCCATTCAATCAACTTTTCTCAAAAAAATCAAGAAATTCGTGCGGTATGGATTGCAACAAATCATAGATTGGATTGGCCACCGCCAACTTTTGATATTGAAGTACAAAAAAAATCTCTCATAGAAATTTTTGATAGCATTAAATCAAAAAATTTGAACACAATCTATTTTCAGGTTAGAAGTAACGGTACTGTTTTATTCAATTCTTCTTTTGAACCGTGTTCATTTTATATTGATGGTAAAGGAAATCTGCCATATGATCCACTACAATTTGCAATTCAAGAAGCACATAAACGTGGCATTGAAATTCATGCATGGTTGAATGTTGTGCAGGTATTTGCAGGTGGCGAACTGGATATTTTAAATAATCCAGATCATATTGTAAAAAGAAAACCTGATTGGATTATTGAATATCAGGAAAATGAAATGAAATCATACTGGTTAAATCCTGCAATTCCAGAAGTTAGAGAATATATTTCTGATTTGATTAAAGAATTAGTAAAAAATTATAATGTTGATGGAATTCATCTTGATTACATTCGTTATCCAGGCAGAAATTTTAATGATGATTCTCTTTTTAATATTTACGGAAAAGGATTATCAAAAGACAATTGGCGAAGAAAAAATATTACAGACTTAATTGAGTTAATAAATAAAAAAATAAAATCTGTAAAACCTTATGTTAAACTTGGAGCTACACCAATTGGAATTTACAAAAATCACTCTGGAATGAGTGGCTGGGAAGGATATAATGATGTTTATCAGGATGCAAGAGAATGGTTAAAAAGAGGATTGCTTGATTATATCGTTCCTCAGGTTTATTGGTCTATTGAAAATAATTTTGAAGTTATAACCAGAGAATGGGTTAATAATTCATTCGGGAAAAATGTTATAATTGGAATCGGAGCTTTTAAGGATGATATCAAAAGTAAAATCGAAAAGATGATTGAATATACCAGAACTATTGGTGCACAGGGCTTTGCAATTTTTAGATATTCGAGTATAAAAGATTATAAGTTTCAAAACTTTTTAGATAATAAAACATCAACAGTAAACAGAAAAGAACAGGATGAAAATGAAATATTTGAACCAGTAAACTTTTCGTTAATGAATAGTAATTTCTTAAAACCTGTTTTGATTAAAAAATCAAAAGATAATTTTGATGTTATAATATTTTCTGAAACAGAAGACGAAGTAATGTTGAAAGGGAGTAATGATACAGATGAAGAGATAATTATTACAACAAAAATAAAGTCTGGTAAGAATTTAATTGAATTAAAATCAGATTTAAGTAGATATAAAGAAATTCTGTTAATCTTTCTTTCATCAAATAAAATGATGAAACTAAAAATGTAA
- the pepF gene encoding oligoendopeptidase F, which produces MKTSLYLITIMVFVMYEVTFMQNKERKDIPEKYKWDNSILYKNLDEWNNDKLEIENQIEKIKSYQNRLSENAETFYNALRLYFDTLKKYYKLSDYAFRLADEDLRISANQSLNQQATTLGTKLNEAASYINPEILSIDPERIKKFFEEKKELDEFKFYVNDILRLKEHTLSQREEEILASAGLITSTPSEVYGIFDNAEKPNPKVKLSTGEEVELTSAAYTKYRTVQNRADRELVMKSTFENYKRFQNTIGANLVGKLRADYFYAKNRKYKTVLESALNVNNIPVTVYENLIEQINKNLSTLHRFLKLKTKMLGVDQLHYYDLYTPLVKSVEFKFTIEEGQKFLLEAFKPMGEEYVNTVKKAFEERWIDYIPTAGKRSGAYSSGAAYDYHPFILMNWTDDYESVSTLAHELGHTMHSYFSNKHQPFVNSQYSIFVAEIASTINENLLNNYMVNNVKSDEEKLYLLGSYLDLLRTTIFRQTSFAEFEWEIHKRIENGEPLTGEDLSKIYYDIVKKYYGHDNGICVVDDYIAYEWAYIPHFVNYTYYVYQYATSLIYATAFAEKILKEGQPAVDKFYYILKGGSSEYPIDLIKKAGIDPLSSEAFDLTMSKMNKVMDMIEEILNKK; this is translated from the coding sequence ATGAAAACAAGTTTATATCTTATAACAATTATGGTGTTTGTTATGTACGAAGTTACCTTTATGCAAAATAAAGAAAGAAAAGATATTCCAGAAAAATATAAGTGGGATAATTCTATTCTTTATAAAAACCTGGACGAATGGAATAACGATAAATTGGAAATTGAAAATCAAATAGAAAAAATTAAATCTTATCAAAATAGATTAAGTGAAAATGCAGAAACATTTTATAATGCATTAAGACTTTATTTTGATACTCTAAAAAAATACTATAAACTATCAGACTATGCATTTAGACTTGCAGATGAAGATTTAAGAATAAGCGCTAATCAATCCTTAAATCAACAAGCGACAACACTTGGTACAAAACTCAACGAAGCTGCTTCTTACATAAATCCTGAAATATTAAGTATTGATCCAGAAAGAATTAAAAAATTCTTTGAAGAGAAAAAAGAACTTGATGAATTTAAATTCTATGTTAATGACATTTTGCGTTTGAAAGAACATACATTATCACAACGAGAAGAAGAAATACTTGCAAGTGCTGGATTAATTACTTCTACACCAAGCGAAGTTTATGGAATCTTTGATAATGCAGAAAAACCAAATCCAAAAGTTAAATTATCTACAGGAGAAGAAGTTGAATTAACTTCTGCAGCTTATACAAAATATCGAACAGTTCAAAATCGTGCTGATAGAGAACTTGTAATGAAATCTACTTTTGAAAACTATAAAAGATTTCAAAATACAATTGGTGCAAATTTAGTTGGTAAATTAAGAGCAGATTATTTCTATGCAAAGAATAGAAAATATAAAACCGTTCTCGAAAGTGCATTAAATGTAAATAATATTCCTGTTACAGTTTACGAGAATTTAATAGAACAGATTAATAAAAACCTTTCAACATTACACCGATTTCTGAAACTTAAAACAAAAATGCTTGGAGTAGATCAACTTCATTACTACGATCTTTATACTCCATTAGTAAAATCAGTTGAATTTAAGTTCACAATTGAAGAAGGTCAAAAATTTTTACTTGAAGCATTTAAGCCTATGGGCGAAGAATATGTAAACACAGTCAAAAAAGCTTTTGAAGAACGATGGATTGATTATATTCCAACTGCAGGAAAAAGAAGTGGTGCATATTCTTCTGGAGCTGCTTATGATTATCATCCATTTATTTTGATGAACTGGACAGATGATTATGAATCTGTTTCAACACTTGCTCACGAACTTGGTCACACAATGCATAGCTATTTTTCAAATAAACATCAACCTTTTGTTAATTCACAATATTCTATATTTGTTGCAGAAATTGCTTCTACAATTAACGAAAATTTACTTAATAATTATATGGTTAATAATGTAAAATCAGACGAAGAAAAATTGTATTTACTGGGATCATATCTCGATTTACTCAGAACAACAATTTTCAGACAAACTTCTTTTGCAGAATTCGAATGGGAAATTCATAAACGGATTGAAAACGGCGAACCACTCACGGGAGAAGACCTGAGTAAAATTTATTATGACATTGTAAAAAAATATTATGGTCACGATAATGGAATTTGTGTCGTCGATGATTATATTGCTTATGAGTGGGCTTACATACCACATTTTGTAAATTATACTTATTATGTTTATCAGTATGCTACTTCACTAATTTATGCCACTGCTTTTGCAGAAAAAATCTTAAAAGAAGGACAACCAGCAGTTGATAAATTTTATTACATATTAAAAGGTGGTAGTTCAGAATATCCAATTGACCTGATTAAAAAAGCTGGTATCGATCCACTTTCTTCTGAAGCATTTGATTTAACGATGTCGAAAATGAATAAAGTTATGGATATGATTGAAGAAATCTTGAATAAAAAATAA
- a CDS encoding D-sedoheptulose-7-phosphate isomerase yields MDKEKFFSDSLKESAETKLNIEKYCKEEVLKAIDIISGAYRKGKKVLLCGNGGSAADCQHIATELMIRLSHKINRPALPAIALTTDTSNLTAGSNDLGFENVFARSIEGLGNEGDILIAISTSGNSPNIIKAAEKAHEKKMFIIGLLGGSGGKLKDYVDLSIIIPSSNVQRIQEGHITVAHIICELVEFDLFG; encoded by the coding sequence ATGGATAAAGAAAAATTTTTTTCAGATTCATTAAAAGAAAGTGCAGAAACTAAATTGAATATTGAAAAATATTGTAAAGAAGAAGTTTTAAAAGCTATAGATATAATTTCCGGGGCATACAGAAAAGGGAAAAAAGTTTTGCTATGTGGAAACGGAGGAAGTGCTGCAGATTGTCAGCATATAGCAACTGAGTTAATGATAAGATTGAGTCATAAAATTAATCGTCCTGCATTACCTGCAATAGCACTTACTACCGATACATCAAATTTAACAGCTGGGAGTAACGATCTTGGTTTCGAAAATGTTTTTGCAAGAAGTATTGAAGGACTTGGCAACGAAGGTGATATTCTAATTGCAATTTCAACAAGTGGAAATTCTCCAAACATTATAAAAGCTGCAGAAAAAGCTCATGAAAAGAAAATGTTTATTATTGGATTACTTGGTGGTAGTGGAGGTAAATTAAAAGATTATGTTGATTTATCTATTATAATACCTTCTTCAAATGTTCAAAGAATACAGGAAGGACATATTACCGTAGCCCATATAATTTGTGAGCTTGTTGAGTTCGATTTATTTGGTTAA
- a CDS encoding aminotransferase class V-fold PLP-dependent enzyme: MTLEEVRNLFPHLRMNKIYFNHASIGPWCEYALKRIDEYTKQRSGEVIENYNYFLKWSASAKKKLALLLRTTPERIAWIDNVSNGLNILAQGLNWKDGDRIILNDLEFPSNVYPFLNLKKYGVEIDFVKSKNGIIDINDIEKAITSKTKLLSISHVQFLTGYRADIDAIGELCKKHNIIFCVDAIQSAGVIEIDVNKSQIDFLAGGTQKWFMSSEGLAYIYLNESLQERIEQKFVGWTSVKNAWNLLDYKLVLKNSADRFQNGTLNSLGIAIFDSVLDLFVDFGMSNIERNIINNTNYFIEKLLEIGLNPVLANVPSGNRAGIVTIKLSEAEQIFDKLEANNIHCAVREGMLRFSPHFYNTKNEIDRVIEILKNIIE, from the coding sequence ATGACACTCGAAGAAGTCCGAAATCTATTTCCCCATTTAAGAATGAATAAAATATATTTTAATCATGCTTCAATTGGTCCCTGGTGTGAATATGCTTTGAAAAGGATCGATGAATATACAAAACAGAGAAGTGGCGAAGTTATAGAAAACTACAACTATTTTCTTAAATGGAGTGCAAGTGCCAAGAAAAAACTTGCATTACTATTGAGAACTACTCCAGAAAGAATAGCCTGGATCGATAATGTATCGAATGGATTGAATATTTTGGCTCAGGGACTTAACTGGAAAGATGGCGATAGAATAATTCTTAATGATTTAGAATTTCCTTCGAATGTGTATCCATTTCTGAATCTTAAAAAATATGGTGTGGAAATAGATTTTGTAAAAAGTAAAAATGGAATAATTGATATAAATGATATCGAAAAAGCGATTACATCAAAAACAAAATTATTATCAATCAGTCATGTTCAATTTTTAACTGGATATCGTGCAGATATTGATGCGATAGGTGAATTATGTAAAAAACATAATATAATTTTTTGTGTGGATGCAATTCAATCTGCTGGAGTAATTGAAATAGATGTTAATAAATCTCAGATCGATTTTCTTGCAGGTGGAACACAAAAATGGTTTATGTCTTCCGAAGGTCTGGCGTATATTTATTTAAATGAGAGTCTTCAGGAAAGAATAGAACAAAAGTTTGTGGGATGGACTTCTGTAAAAAATGCATGGAATCTTCTTGATTACAAATTGGTACTTAAAAACTCAGCTGATCGATTTCAAAATGGCACTTTGAATTCACTTGGTATAGCTATCTTCGATTCTGTATTAGATCTTTTTGTTGATTTTGGCATGAGTAATATTGAAAGGAATATTATAAATAATACAAATTATTTTATAGAAAAATTATTGGAAATTGGTTTAAATCCAGTTTTAGCAAATGTACCTTCGGGAAATCGTGCGGGAATTGTTACAATTAAATTAAGTGAAGCAGAACAGATTTTTGATAAACTTGAAGCTAATAATATTCATTGTGCAGTTCGAGAAGGGATGCTTCGATTTTCACCCCATTTTTATAATACTAAAAATGAAATTGATAGAGTTATTGAGATTTTAAAGAACATAATTGAATAA
- a CDS encoding OPT family oligopeptide transporter has translation MNQSENKTSQGLPSNAYTELKPGEKYIPVMLPTQEYPEVTPYSVITGIIMAVIFTAAAAYLGLKIGQVFEAAIPIAILAVGLSASLKKKSALGQNVIIQSIGATSGTIVAGAIFTIPALYILELQADFYKIFFASLLGGFLGILFLIPFRKYFVSEMHGKFPFPEATATTEVLVAGEKGGKQALVLVISGLIGGVYDFVVATFGWWSELFTTKVFPLGQTLAEKIKLEFRLSVSSAILGLGYIIGLKYSSIITAGSFLSWFVLIPVIAYFGDYITTPIGANVTLLIRDMSAEQIFRAYVRHIGIGGIAMAGFIGIVRSSGIIKKAFKLGFQELFGKRINENNERTQRDLPMKIIFGGIFITAVLIFVFFLFGVVNNLFQALVGLLIVLIISFLFTTVAATAIAIVGTNPVSGMTLMTLILSSAVLVSVGLTGTSGMISALIIGGVVCTALSQAGAFITDLKIGYWLGSSPYKQERWKFVGTIFSAATVSWIIMVLNETYGFKGDNALVAPQANAMAAVIKPLMSNQPAPWMLYLAGAFFALILTIIKVPALPFALGMYIPLELNTPLLVGGLIAHFVSTRSKDESINNSRRERGTLIASGFIAGGALFGVISAILRYAGYNWVNVEWQESNEAELLALIMFTLISAYMIWDSFRTNKE, from the coding sequence ATGAATCAATCGGAAAACAAAACTTCACAGGGACTTCCATCAAATGCTTATACCGAGTTGAAACCTGGCGAAAAATATATTCCAGTAATGTTGCCTACTCAAGAATATCCTGAAGTTACTCCTTATTCTGTTATTACTGGAATAATAATGGCGGTAATCTTCACGGCTGCAGCTGCATATCTTGGATTAAAAATTGGACAGGTATTCGAAGCTGCAATTCCAATAGCAATTTTAGCTGTTGGGTTATCTGCTTCTTTGAAAAAGAAAAGTGCTCTTGGTCAGAATGTAATAATTCAATCAATTGGTGCTACTTCTGGAACGATTGTAGCTGGAGCAATTTTTACAATTCCAGCTCTTTATATACTTGAACTTCAGGCAGATTTTTATAAAATATTTTTTGCTTCACTTCTTGGAGGATTTTTAGGTATACTTTTTTTAATTCCATTTAGAAAATATTTTGTATCCGAAATGCATGGCAAATTTCCTTTCCCCGAAGCCACTGCAACAACCGAAGTTTTAGTTGCTGGCGAAAAGGGTGGTAAACAGGCTTTGGTACTCGTAATTAGTGGATTAATTGGCGGTGTTTATGATTTTGTTGTTGCAACTTTTGGATGGTGGAGTGAATTGTTTACAACTAAAGTGTTCCCATTAGGTCAAACTCTGGCAGAAAAAATAAAACTGGAATTTCGATTAAGTGTTAGCTCAGCTATACTTGGACTTGGTTATATAATTGGATTAAAATACTCTTCAATAATTACTGCTGGTTCGTTTCTTTCATGGTTTGTATTGATTCCTGTTATTGCATATTTTGGAGATTACATCACTACGCCAATAGGAGCTAATGTTACTTTGTTGATTAGAGATATGTCAGCCGAACAAATATTTCGGGCTTATGTTCGTCACATTGGTATTGGTGGAATAGCAATGGCTGGATTTATTGGAATTGTTCGTTCTTCGGGAATTATTAAAAAAGCTTTTAAGCTTGGATTTCAAGAACTATTTGGCAAAAGAATAAATGAAAATAATGAACGTACTCAAAGAGATTTACCAATGAAAATTATTTTTGGTGGTATTTTCATTACTGCTGTTCTAATATTTGTTTTTTTCCTTTTTGGTGTTGTTAATAATTTATTTCAGGCACTTGTTGGTTTATTGATAGTATTAATTATTTCCTTCTTATTCACTACAGTTGCAGCTACAGCAATAGCTATTGTTGGAACAAATCCTGTCTCTGGAATGACATTGATGACTTTAATTCTTTCGTCCGCAGTTTTAGTATCAGTTGGATTAACAGGAACTTCTGGAATGATTTCAGCTTTGATAATCGGTGGTGTTGTTTGTACAGCATTATCTCAAGCTGGAGCTTTTATTACTGATTTGAAAATTGGTTATTGGCTTGGTTCTTCTCCTTATAAACAGGAAAGATGGAAATTTGTAGGAACTATATTTTCTGCTGCTACTGTATCCTGGATTATAATGGTTTTAAATGAAACTTATGGATTTAAAGGTGATAATGCCTTAGTAGCTCCACAGGCAAATGCAATGGCTGCTGTAATTAAACCATTAATGTCAAATCAACCTGCACCATGGATGCTTTATCTTGCAGGAGCTTTCTTTGCTTTGATTTTAACAATTATAAAAGTACCAGCTTTACCTTTTGCACTTGGAATGTATATTCCACTTGAATTAAATACTCCATTATTAGTTGGTGGTTTAATTGCTCACTTTGTTTCGACAAGAAGTAAAGATGAATCGATAAATAATTCGAGAAGAGAAAGGGGAACTTTAATTGCATCTGGATTTATTGCAGGAGGTGCACTCTTTGGCGTTATAAGTGCAATTCTTCGTTATGCTGGCTATAACTGGGTAAATGTTGAATGGCAGGAATCTAACGAAGCAGAATTACTTGCTTTGATTATGTTCACTTTAATTTCTGCATATATGATATGGGATTCTTTCAGAACAAATAAGGAATAA